The proteins below come from a single Triticum aestivum cultivar Chinese Spring chromosome 5D, IWGSC CS RefSeq v2.1, whole genome shotgun sequence genomic window:
- the LOC123122978 gene encoding cytochrome c oxidase subunit 6a, mitochondrial isoform X2, with translation MASLAARSGLRSLAARARAPAPATGGRRMSSSAHDDAYETAKWEKITIIGAVTCTLLAAWNLSKGHPHFDEPPAYPYLHIRNKEFPWGPNGLFEVKHDH, from the exons atGGCCTCCCTGGCGGCGAGATCCGGCCTCCGCTCCCTGGCGGCGCGCGCCAGGGCCCCCGCCCCGGCCACGGGCGGACGCCGCATGTCCTCCTCCGCCCACGACGACGCCT ATGAGACGGCCAAGTGGGAGAAGATCACCATCATTGGGGCCGTCACCTGCACCCTCCTGGCGGCGTGGAACCTCTCCAAGGGCCACCCCCACTTCGACGAGCCGCCG GCCTACCCCTACCTGCACATCCGCAACAAGGAGTTCCCCTGGG GACCCAATGGCCTGTTTGAGGTCAAGCACGACCATTGA
- the LOC123122978 gene encoding cytochrome c oxidase subunit 6a, mitochondrial isoform X1 has product MASLAARSGLRSLAARARAPAPATGGRRMSSSAHDDAYETAKWEKITIIGAVTCTLLAAWNLSKGHPHFDEPPAYPYLHIRNKEFPWGMNCLPLSTRAHFNAYFCNFLLGLTVCDVIFIKSDMV; this is encoded by the exons atGGCCTCCCTGGCGGCGAGATCCGGCCTCCGCTCCCTGGCGGCGCGCGCCAGGGCCCCCGCCCCGGCCACGGGCGGACGCCGCATGTCCTCCTCCGCCCACGACGACGCCT ATGAGACGGCCAAGTGGGAGAAGATCACCATCATTGGGGCCGTCACCTGCACCCTCCTGGCGGCGTGGAACCTCTCCAAGGGCCACCCCCACTTCGACGAGCCGCCG GCCTACCCCTACCTGCACATCCGCAACAAGGAGTTCCCCTGGGGTATGAATTGCCTACCCCTTTCTACCCGTGCCCATTTCAATGCCTACTTCTGTAATTTCCTCCTTGGTTTGACTGTCTGCGATGTGATCTTTATCAAAAGTGACATGGTTTGA